Proteins encoded by one window of Dyella humicola:
- the tsaE gene encoding tRNA (adenosine(37)-N6)-threonylcarbamoyltransferase complex ATPase subunit type 1 TsaE: MMDQHWELADEAATAALARQLAGVIDEGLVVYLHGDLGAGKTSFARALLGALGVGERIKSPTYSLVESYRAQDRAAWHLDLYRIADPGELEWLGLDALSDPAALVLVEWPERGTGALPTPDLILHLSYAGTGRAAAMEARTERGARVVSRLA; encoded by the coding sequence CGACGAAGCGGCTACGGCCGCGCTGGCCCGACAGCTGGCCGGCGTGATCGATGAAGGGCTGGTGGTTTATCTGCACGGTGATCTGGGGGCCGGCAAGACCAGCTTTGCGCGAGCATTGCTCGGGGCGCTGGGCGTCGGTGAGCGGATCAAAAGCCCTACCTACAGCCTGGTCGAGTCCTATCGCGCACAGGATCGGGCCGCGTGGCACCTGGATCTCTACCGCATTGCCGATCCGGGCGAGCTCGAATGGCTGGGTCTGGATGCGCTGTCAGACCCCGCGGCCCTGGTGCTGGTGGAATGGCCTGAGCGAGGCACGGGCGCCCTGCCGACGCCCGATCTGATCCTGCATCTCAGCTACGCCGGCACCGGTCGGGCTGCCGCCATGGAGGCGCGTACGGAGCGGGGCGCACGCGTGGTGTCCCGGCTCGCCTGA